The Larus michahellis chromosome 12, bLarMic1.1, whole genome shotgun sequence genome contains a region encoding:
- the SLC2A10 gene encoding solute carrier family 2, facilitated glucose transporter member 10 isoform X1: MGRALLILLLSATVSLLGGLIFGYELGIISGALLQLQTDFHLSCFKQEILVSALLIGALLASLVGGILIDRHGRRRAILVSNLVLLVGSLILTLARSFIGLVIGRMTVGFAISVSSMACCIYVSEMVAAHQRGLLVSLYEAGITVGILLSYALNYIFADVDEGWRYMFGLAIAPTAMQFLSILFLPVNPVKLSSWDSDCQKGLIQLQNTEDREMAKREPYKEKHYSFLDLFRTRDNMRRRTLVGLGLVLFQQFTGQPNVLGYASKIFHSVGFQSNSSAILASVGLGAIKVVATLIAMAFADKAGRRALLMAGCVVMAISVTTIGLTSRIAPLAMARDCKAAADPNASHSLTQHPLMPSASQAAVSPIPPASSAVKSQADPGFAASGSLRRVFESTQNRAVVPDSSLIQKRGLVGQSKKETVESTGSPFGGAPWAEHMVLNWITLLSMMAFVSAFSIGFGPMTWLVLSEIYPAGIRGRAFAFCNSFNWAANLLISLSFLDLIDAIGFSWMFLLYGLMGVLAVIFIYLFVPETKGQSLEEIDQQFSRKRVWEGNMFKQRRGRGASCRHAQYQRVEHASST, encoded by the exons ATGG GTCGTGCACTGCTGATCCTCCTCTTGTCTGCAACAGTCTCTCTCCTGGGTGGGCTGATATTTGGATACGAGCTGGGGATTATCTCCGGTGCACTGCTGCAGTTGCAGACAGACTTTCACCTCAGCTGCTTCAAGCAAGAAATTCTCGTGAGCGCCCTCCTTATTGGAGCTCTCCTCGCCTCTCTGGTTGGGGGGATCCTCATCGACCGTCATGGCCGGAGGAGAGCAATCCTGGTCAGCAATTTGGTCCTGTTGGTTGGCAGCCTTATTCTCACATTGGCGAGGTCATTTATTGGGCTGGTCATTGGGCGCATGACTGTGGGCTTTGCCATCTCTGTCTCATCCATGGCCTGCTGCATCTACGTCTCAGAAATGGTGGCTGCTCATCAGCGAGGGCTGCTGGTGTCTCTCTACGAAGCGGGCATCACCGTAGGCATCCTGCTGTCCTATGCGCTGAACTACATCTTTGCGGATGTGGATGAGGGATGGAGGTACATGTTTGGGCTGGCCATTGCCCCAACGGCCATGCAGTTCCtcagcatcctcttcctcccagtgAACCCTGTTAAATTAAGCTCCTGGGATTCAGACTGCCAGAAGGGCCTCATTCAGTTGCAGAACACTGAGGACAGAGAGATGGCAAAGCGGGAGCCCTATAAGGAGAAGCATTACTCATTTCTTGACCTTTTTAGGACCAGAGACAACATGAGAAGGCGGACTCTGGTGGGCCTGGGACTGGTGCTCTTCCAGCAGTTCACTGGGCAACCCAATGTGCTTGGCTATGCCTCCAAAATCTTCCACTCGGTAGGGTTCCAGAGCAACTCCTCGGCAATCCTGGCCTCTGTTGGGCTGGGGGCAATAAAGGTGGTGGCCACGCTCATCGCGATGGCCTTTGCAGACAAGGCTGGCAGGAGAGCGCTGCTCATGGCTGGCTGCGTGGTGATGGCCATCTCTGTCACCACCATTGGCCTCACCAGCCGCATTGCTCCGCTGGCCATGGCCAGGGACTGCAAGGCAGCTGCAGACCCCAATGCATCCCACAGCCTCACCCAGCACCCCCTGATGCCCTCAGCCTCCCAGGCTGCtgtgtcccccatcccaccagcatcGAGTGCTGTCAAAAGTCAGGCAGACCCTGGTTTTGCTGCCTCAGGGAGCCTTAGAAGAGTTTTTGAAAGTACTCAAAACAGAGCGGTTGTTCCCGATTCTTCCCTCATTCAGAAAAGGGGCTTGGTAGGTCAGTCCAAAAAGGAGACAGTGGAAAGCACAGGCTCTCCTTTTGGTGGTGCTCCCTGGGCAGAACATATGGTTTTAAATTGGATTACGCTGCTGAGCATGATGGCTTTCGTGAGCGCCTTCTCAATTGGATTTGGACCAA TGACCTGGCTGGTCCTCAGCGAGATCTACCCTGCTGGGATAAGAGGAAGAGCCTTTGCCTTCTGTAACAGCTTTAACTGGGCTGCTAATTTACTGATCAGCCTCTCCTTCCTGGACCTTATTG ATGCCATTGGTTTCTCTTGGATGTTTCTTCTCTATGGACTGATGGGAGTGCTGGCTGTCATATTCATTTACCTTTTTGTTCCGGAAACGAAAGGACAATCCTTAGAGGAGATAGACCAGCAGTTCTCCAGGAAACG GGTCTGGGAAGGAAATATGTTTAAGCAGAGACGTGGAAGAGGAGCAAGCTGCCGACATGCACAGTACCAGAGAGTGGAGCACGCCAGCAGCACATGA
- the SLC2A10 gene encoding solute carrier family 2, facilitated glucose transporter member 10 isoform X2, which yields MTVGFAISVSSMACCIYVSEMVAAHQRGLLVSLYEAGITVGILLSYALNYIFADVDEGWRYMFGLAIAPTAMQFLSILFLPVNPVKLSSWDSDCQKGLIQLQNTEDREMAKREPYKEKHYSFLDLFRTRDNMRRRTLVGLGLVLFQQFTGQPNVLGYASKIFHSVGFQSNSSAILASVGLGAIKVVATLIAMAFADKAGRRALLMAGCVVMAISVTTIGLTSRIAPLAMARDCKAAADPNASHSLTQHPLMPSASQAAVSPIPPASSAVKSQADPGFAASGSLRRVFESTQNRAVVPDSSLIQKRGLVGQSKKETVESTGSPFGGAPWAEHMVLNWITLLSMMAFVSAFSIGFGPMTWLVLSEIYPAGIRGRAFAFCNSFNWAANLLISLSFLDLIDAIGFSWMFLLYGLMGVLAVIFIYLFVPETKGQSLEEIDQQFSRKRVWEGNMFKQRRGRGASCRHAQYQRVEHASST from the exons ATGACTGTGGGCTTTGCCATCTCTGTCTCATCCATGGCCTGCTGCATCTACGTCTCAGAAATGGTGGCTGCTCATCAGCGAGGGCTGCTGGTGTCTCTCTACGAAGCGGGCATCACCGTAGGCATCCTGCTGTCCTATGCGCTGAACTACATCTTTGCGGATGTGGATGAGGGATGGAGGTACATGTTTGGGCTGGCCATTGCCCCAACGGCCATGCAGTTCCtcagcatcctcttcctcccagtgAACCCTGTTAAATTAAGCTCCTGGGATTCAGACTGCCAGAAGGGCCTCATTCAGTTGCAGAACACTGAGGACAGAGAGATGGCAAAGCGGGAGCCCTATAAGGAGAAGCATTACTCATTTCTTGACCTTTTTAGGACCAGAGACAACATGAGAAGGCGGACTCTGGTGGGCCTGGGACTGGTGCTCTTCCAGCAGTTCACTGGGCAACCCAATGTGCTTGGCTATGCCTCCAAAATCTTCCACTCGGTAGGGTTCCAGAGCAACTCCTCGGCAATCCTGGCCTCTGTTGGGCTGGGGGCAATAAAGGTGGTGGCCACGCTCATCGCGATGGCCTTTGCAGACAAGGCTGGCAGGAGAGCGCTGCTCATGGCTGGCTGCGTGGTGATGGCCATCTCTGTCACCACCATTGGCCTCACCAGCCGCATTGCTCCGCTGGCCATGGCCAGGGACTGCAAGGCAGCTGCAGACCCCAATGCATCCCACAGCCTCACCCAGCACCCCCTGATGCCCTCAGCCTCCCAGGCTGCtgtgtcccccatcccaccagcatcGAGTGCTGTCAAAAGTCAGGCAGACCCTGGTTTTGCTGCCTCAGGGAGCCTTAGAAGAGTTTTTGAAAGTACTCAAAACAGAGCGGTTGTTCCCGATTCTTCCCTCATTCAGAAAAGGGGCTTGGTAGGTCAGTCCAAAAAGGAGACAGTGGAAAGCACAGGCTCTCCTTTTGGTGGTGCTCCCTGGGCAGAACATATGGTTTTAAATTGGATTACGCTGCTGAGCATGATGGCTTTCGTGAGCGCCTTCTCAATTGGATTTGGACCAA TGACCTGGCTGGTCCTCAGCGAGATCTACCCTGCTGGGATAAGAGGAAGAGCCTTTGCCTTCTGTAACAGCTTTAACTGGGCTGCTAATTTACTGATCAGCCTCTCCTTCCTGGACCTTATTG ATGCCATTGGTTTCTCTTGGATGTTTCTTCTCTATGGACTGATGGGAGTGCTGGCTGTCATATTCATTTACCTTTTTGTTCCGGAAACGAAAGGACAATCCTTAGAGGAGATAGACCAGCAGTTCTCCAGGAAACG GGTCTGGGAAGGAAATATGTTTAAGCAGAGACGTGGAAGAGGAGCAAGCTGCCGACATGCACAGTACCAGAGAGTGGAGCACGCCAGCAGCACATGA